One window from the genome of Pseudanabaena yagii GIHE-NHR1 encodes:
- a CDS encoding DUF3593 domain-containing protein: MSKETLFGLSLFPYLAFLWFATKSKQFPKLGLWGFYGTLVFVAITIPAGIYAQTKYHDVLANVDWLHGSAESFLTMTNILLVLGFKNALKAKK; this comes from the coding sequence ATGTCAAAAGAAACCCTATTCGGATTATCTCTATTTCCCTATCTTGCCTTTCTCTGGTTTGCGACCAAATCCAAGCAATTTCCTAAATTAGGACTCTGGGGTTTTTATGGCACATTAGTGTTTGTGGCAATTACCATCCCTGCAGGGATTTATGCTCAAACTAAATATCACGATGTCTTAGCGAATGTCGATTGGCTACATGGTAGTGCCGAATCTTTTTTGACAATGACCAATATTTTGTTGGTCTTGGGATTTAAAAATGCCCTCAAAGCCAAGAAATAA
- the menC gene encoding o-succinylbenzoate synthase: MSFTIQSILFKPYRLAFYEPFRTALGILSHREGFVIEIRDRQNRIGLGETAPLDGFGMESLVESEAILRQFSKSLINAEIENLCDIEELLRECDRTPAAKHGLELALINLLAQSQNLSLAQLLANSVNGIVRDQVSMNAVIGAIAPELAAAKAQEYITQGYRCLKIKVGTQDFSSDLRRVEAVRSQVGHDIQIRIDANQAWSVAEAIANLTKLAFLQIEYVEQPVAALDLTGMAAVRRSQSIPVAADESVNNLTQLQQVITSQAADIIILKPMALGGILTAHHAAFMALQAGLDVVVTTTIDGAIARQAAFELAAALPIKRACGLATGHLLIEK, encoded by the coding sequence GTGTCTTTCACTATTCAATCCATTCTCTTTAAGCCCTATCGCCTAGCCTTCTATGAACCTTTTCGGACTGCTTTAGGCATACTTTCCCATCGGGAAGGATTTGTGATTGAAATTCGCGATCGCCAAAATCGCATTGGCTTAGGAGAAACTGCGCCATTAGATGGCTTTGGTATGGAATCACTTGTGGAGTCCGAAGCGATTTTAAGACAGTTCTCAAAATCATTAATTAATGCCGAAATCGAGAATCTGTGTGATATTGAGGAATTACTGAGAGAATGCGATCGCACACCTGCGGCAAAACATGGACTTGAGTTAGCCTTAATCAATTTATTGGCCCAATCTCAAAACCTATCATTGGCGCAATTATTAGCAAATTCTGTGAATGGAATAGTCCGCGATCAAGTCTCCATGAATGCGGTGATTGGGGCGATCGCGCCAGAACTCGCTGCCGCCAAAGCTCAAGAATATATTACTCAAGGCTATCGTTGCCTCAAAATTAAAGTTGGTACTCAGGATTTTAGCTCAGATTTGCGAAGAGTCGAAGCAGTGCGATCGCAAGTTGGTCATGATATTCAAATTCGCATCGATGCTAATCAGGCATGGTCTGTGGCTGAGGCGATCGCGAATTTAACAAAATTAGCATTTCTGCAAATCGAATATGTCGAGCAGCCTGTTGCGGCTTTAGATTTAACAGGTATGGCAGCAGTAAGGCGATCTCAATCAATTCCTGTCGCCGCCGATGAGTCTGTCAATAATCTCACCCAATTACAGCAGGTGATTACATCTCAAGCCGCCGATATTATTATTCTCAAACCAATGGCATTAGGGGGTATCCTAACTGCCCATCATGCGGCATTCATGGCTTTGCAAGCGGGCTTAGATGTAGTGGTGACGACAACTATTGATGGTGCGATCGCTCGACAAGCCGCTTTTGAGCTAGCCGCCGCTTTACCAATTAAGAGAGCTTGCGGTTTAGCCACAGGTCATTTACTGATTGAAAAATAA
- a CDS encoding response regulator, which yields MTAQPPKSPSLILIVDDVPANLDVLSETLSHEGYDVSIATSGERALLQISRILPDLILLDIQMPEMDGFSVCQKLKSSPETAQIPVIFMTALTDLDSKMKGFDLGALDYITKPFQDREVLARIKTHLQLSKLTKHLEKEVAEQVISLKQAKEAAEKANIAKSQFLANMSHELRTPLNAILGITEGLQDEVFGEINEKQVKACQIVESSAYHLLSLINDILDVAKIESGQINLDYSIVSVDQLCQASLTFIKQQAQKKGIQILIKLPINLPNLRVDERRICQALINLLTNAVKFTPEGGTITLEVTFPLVKQELPSSKTYLRFGIIDTGVGIAPEDIDRLFQPFVQVDSDLNRQYEGTGLGLTLVKRLVELHGGVVTISSQLGVGSCFTIDLPYEEIEVPLPDVAKKLSPSEQLMPSIQSDKLTSPLVLLAEDNEANIISISAYLHAKEYRLVVAKNGEEAIALAKSQRPNLILMDIQMPRLDGLEAIRQIRLDPSLEKVPIVALTALAMSGDRERCLEAGADEYLSKPVKLKELSLAIQKLLT from the coding sequence ATGACTGCCCAACCACCAAAATCTCCCAGCCTAATCCTCATTGTTGATGATGTCCCAGCCAATCTAGATGTTCTATCAGAAACTTTGAGTCATGAAGGCTATGATGTGTCGATCGCGACGAGCGGGGAACGTGCCTTACTCCAAATATCGCGGATATTACCTGATCTCATTTTGCTGGATATTCAAATGCCTGAGATGGATGGCTTTAGTGTCTGTCAAAAGCTCAAATCATCTCCTGAAACTGCTCAAATCCCTGTCATTTTTATGACTGCCTTAACGGATTTAGACAGTAAAATGAAGGGCTTTGATCTAGGCGCTTTAGACTACATTACTAAACCCTTTCAAGATCGAGAAGTTTTAGCTCGCATTAAAACCCACTTACAATTAAGCAAACTTACTAAACATTTAGAAAAGGAAGTTGCAGAGCAGGTCATTTCCCTCAAGCAAGCTAAAGAAGCTGCGGAGAAAGCCAATATTGCCAAAAGTCAATTTCTGGCAAATATGAGTCATGAACTGCGGACTCCCCTCAATGCAATTTTAGGAATTACTGAAGGATTACAGGACGAAGTTTTTGGAGAAATCAACGAGAAACAAGTTAAAGCCTGTCAAATTGTGGAAAGCAGTGCTTACCATTTACTATCCCTAATTAATGACATTCTCGATGTTGCCAAAATTGAATCAGGACAAATCAATCTTGATTATAGTATTGTCAGCGTTGACCAACTTTGCCAAGCTAGTCTAACTTTTATTAAGCAACAGGCTCAAAAGAAAGGAATTCAAATACTCATTAAGTTACCAATTAATTTACCTAACTTAAGAGTCGATGAACGGCGGATCTGCCAAGCTTTAATCAATCTGCTTACCAATGCGGTCAAATTCACGCCTGAGGGTGGAACTATTACCTTAGAAGTGACATTCCCATTAGTTAAGCAAGAATTGCCATCATCAAAAACTTATTTACGTTTCGGTATTATTGATACTGGTGTAGGCATAGCTCCCGAAGATATTGATCGCCTCTTCCAGCCCTTTGTCCAAGTCGATAGCGATCTTAATCGTCAATATGAGGGTACAGGTTTAGGACTGACCTTGGTGAAACGGCTAGTGGAACTACATGGTGGTGTTGTAACGATTAGCAGTCAGCTTGGTGTAGGCAGTTGCTTTACGATTGATTTACCCTATGAAGAGATAGAAGTGCCTCTTCCAGATGTAGCGAAAAAGCTTTCTCCCAGTGAGCAGTTGATGCCATCGATACAATCAGATAAATTGACATCACCGCTAGTTTTATTAGCAGAAGATAATGAAGCGAATATCATTTCCATTTCTGCTTACCTTCATGCAAAGGAATATCGTCTTGTCGTCGCAAAAAATGGGGAAGAAGCGATCGCTTTAGCAAAATCGCAGAGACCAAATCTGATCTTGATGGATATTCAAATGCCCAGACTCGATGGATTAGAAGCGATCAGACAAATTCGTCTTGATCCAAGTTTGGAGAAAGTGCCAATTGTGGCGCTTACTGCATTAGCCATGAGTGGCGATCGTGAACGTTGTTTGGAGGCAGGAGCCGATGAATATCTCTCAAAACCTGTGAAATTAAAAGAATTATCTCTAGCTATCCAGAAACTACTGACATAA
- a CDS encoding ATP-dependent Clp protease proteolytic subunit, translating into MDRPSRSVPQAAQAAYYGDSSYGRTPPPDLPSLLLKERIIYFGLPLVSPDEYKQQLGVDVTELLIAQLLYLQYEDPEKPIFLYINSTGTSWYTGDAIGFETEAFAICDTLNYIKPPVHTICLGQAMGTAAMILASGTKGFRASLPNASIVLHQARRQTRGQASDLQIQAKEVLTNREAMLRILSRTTGKTPEVLTKDMDRMFYMTPEQAKEYGIIDRVLESTKDLPKAVPALV; encoded by the coding sequence ATGGATCGACCTTCTCGCTCTGTTCCCCAAGCCGCACAAGCCGCCTATTACGGGGATTCGTCATACGGACGCACACCGCCGCCTGACTTACCTTCGCTATTGCTAAAAGAGCGGATTATTTACTTTGGGTTGCCTCTTGTATCACCCGACGAATACAAACAGCAGCTTGGTGTCGATGTTACAGAATTGCTCATCGCCCAACTCCTCTATTTGCAATACGAAGATCCTGAAAAACCGATTTTCCTATATATCAACTCCACGGGGACATCTTGGTACACAGGTGATGCGATCGGCTTTGAAACCGAAGCCTTTGCCATCTGTGACACACTCAACTATATCAAGCCTCCCGTCCATACCATTTGCCTCGGACAAGCAATGGGAACAGCAGCGATGATCCTCGCCAGTGGCACTAAAGGTTTCCGCGCCAGTTTACCCAATGCCAGCATTGTCCTGCACCAAGCACGTCGCCAAACTAGAGGACAAGCCTCTGACCTTCAAATTCAGGCAAAGGAAGTCTTAACTAACCGCGAAGCGATGTTACGCATCCTATCGCGCACTACTGGTAAAACGCCCGAAGTACTGACTAAAGATATGGATCGGATGTTCTACATGACTCCTGAGCAAGCCAAGGAATATGGCATCATCGATCGCGTTCTCGAAAGTACTAAGGACTTACCGAAAGCTGTTCCTGCCCTTGTTTAG
- a CDS encoding MSMEG_0572/Sll0783 family nitrogen starvation response protein yields the protein MPQVTTPAHQSGDCFVDYEEKVFPDVKADPGEKALVTFHTVAFEGSIGFVNLLQATRLQRKGFETSILLYGPGVTLGIQRGFPKLGDSAFPGHQNFGDQITKFISEGGKVYACRFALQALYGHGEPSLLPGIRPISPLDVLDIILMHRKDGAFILDTWTL from the coding sequence ATGCCTCAGGTTACGACCCCTGCTCATCAAAGTGGTGACTGCTTTGTTGATTACGAAGAGAAAGTATTTCCAGATGTCAAAGCGGATCCGGGAGAGAAAGCACTGGTGACTTTTCATACAGTTGCTTTTGAAGGTTCGATTGGGTTTGTAAACTTGCTGCAAGCAACCCGCCTACAGAGAAAAGGATTTGAGACTTCTATTCTGCTCTATGGACCTGGGGTAACTTTAGGAATTCAGCGCGGTTTTCCTAAATTAGGTGATAGCGCCTTCCCAGGACATCAGAATTTTGGCGATCAAATCACCAAATTTATATCTGAAGGTGGCAAGGTCTACGCTTGTCGGTTTGCGCTCCAAGCTCTCTATGGTCATGGAGAACCATCTCTCCTCCCTGGAATTCGTCCAATTAGCCCCCTTGATGTGTTGGATATTATCCTGATGCATCGCAAGGATGGTGCTTTTATTCTCGATACTTGGACTCTGTAG
- a CDS encoding Nit6803 family nitrilase, with the protein MDYSRTVRAAAVQISPVLFSRDGTTEKVLDAIAKAAKEGAQLVVFPETFIPYYPYFSFVQPPVLMGKEHMRLYEEAVTVPSPVTEAVGDAAKAYEIAVVLGINERDRGSLYNTQLIFDADGTLLLKRRKITPTYHERMVWGQGDGAGLIVVDSAVGKLGALACWEHYNPLARYALMSQHEQIHCAQFPGSMVGQIFTDQIEVTIRHHALESGCFVVNSTGWLSPEQVAQITTDEKLQKVLSGGCNTAIIGPEGNHLCPPITEGEGMAIADLDFSLITKRKRMMDSVGHYSRPDLLQLHLNSQPWSAMDNRFSSQFPDQLTNVADE; encoded by the coding sequence ATGGATTATTCGCGCACAGTTAGAGCCGCCGCCGTTCAAATTAGCCCTGTTCTGTTTAGTCGCGATGGTACAACTGAGAAGGTTCTCGATGCGATCGCTAAAGCCGCAAAAGAAGGCGCTCAACTGGTTGTTTTTCCAGAAACATTTATTCCTTACTATCCCTATTTCTCCTTTGTGCAGCCGCCCGTATTAATGGGTAAAGAACATATGCGTCTTTACGAAGAGGCGGTGACTGTACCCAGTCCTGTGACTGAGGCGGTCGGTGATGCTGCTAAAGCCTATGAGATCGCGGTGGTGCTAGGGATAAATGAACGTGATCGCGGTTCGCTGTACAATACGCAGCTAATTTTTGATGCCGATGGCACTTTGTTGTTAAAGCGGCGCAAAATTACGCCAACCTATCACGAACGTATGGTTTGGGGACAAGGTGATGGCGCGGGGCTAATTGTGGTGGATAGTGCTGTGGGAAAACTTGGAGCTTTGGCATGTTGGGAGCATTACAATCCTTTAGCAAGATATGCGCTGATGTCCCAACATGAGCAAATCCATTGCGCTCAGTTCCCTGGTTCGATGGTTGGACAGATTTTTACGGATCAGATTGAAGTGACAATTCGTCATCATGCTTTGGAGTCGGGTTGCTTTGTAGTAAATTCCACAGGTTGGCTGTCACCAGAACAGGTCGCGCAGATTACTACTGACGAAAAGTTACAAAAAGTACTCAGTGGTGGTTGTAACACTGCCATTATTGGACCAGAGGGCAATCATCTCTGTCCGCCAATTACGGAAGGGGAAGGTATGGCGATCGCTGATCTTGATTTTTCGCTGATCACGAAACGTAAGCGGATGATGGATTCAGTTGGTCACTATTCCCGCCCCGATCTTCTGCAATTGCATCTCAACTCCCAGCCTTGGTCGGCGATGGATAACCGATTTTCTAGCCAATTCCCCGATCAATTAACTAATGTAGCCGATGAATAA
- a CDS encoding ATP-dependent Clp protease proteolytic subunit: MPIGVPRVPYRYPGDSFTQWISIYERLSMERIIFLSGEVTDGMANSIIARLLYFDSEDQNKDIYMYINSPGGSVSAGLAIFDTMQHIKSDVTTICVGLAASMGSYLLMAGSKGKRYALPNARIMIHQPSGGTRGQASDIEIEAKEIIRIRHKLNEEYAKRTGKPLEKIERDMNRDYYMSSQEALEYGLIDRVLESTP; encoded by the coding sequence ATGCCTATCGGTGTTCCTAGAGTTCCCTATCGCTATCCCGGTGACTCCTTTACGCAGTGGATCAGCATCTACGAGCGTCTATCGATGGAGCGCATCATCTTTTTGAGTGGAGAAGTTACAGATGGCATGGCAAACTCGATCATTGCCCGTCTGCTCTACTTTGATTCTGAAGATCAAAACAAAGATATCTACATGTATATCAACTCCCCCGGTGGATCGGTTTCCGCAGGGTTGGCGATCTTTGACACCATGCAGCATATCAAGTCAGATGTCACCACTATTTGCGTTGGTCTTGCTGCCTCGATGGGTTCCTACCTGCTGATGGCTGGCTCTAAGGGCAAGCGCTATGCTCTGCCCAATGCGCGGATCATGATCCACCAGCCTTCAGGCGGTACAAGAGGTCAAGCCTCTGATATTGAGATTGAGGCAAAGGAAATTATTCGCATCCGCCATAAGTTGAATGAGGAATATGCTAAGCGCACTGGTAAGCCCCTCGAAAAAATTGAGCGGGACATGAACCGTGACTACTACATGTCTTCACAGGAAGCTCTGGAATATGGTCTGATCGATCGCGTTCTTGAATCAACCCCATAA
- a CDS encoding cation:proton antiporter, giving the protein MTNSELLLELLLQLTVILSACKLVSYFGKRYLGQTEVVGEMLAGIMLGPSLFGMIAPDLQQWLFPKSPIIADATHLLPNPSMSILYALSQIGLMIYMFLVGLDLNMDLLRNRAKSAGIVSIAGILVPFSLGAIAAFGLHGKDLFSPNITPWAAALYMGASMSITAFPMLARILHERGLIKTKLGTLVLAAGSLDDAIAWCLLALVLASIKSSINVAFIAIGGTLAYVIFMWFFGQRLLRVFSYWTRRDGEVTIQTLTFVFIIMMVCAYYTDFVGVHAIFGAFVLGIVMPRGHFAESVHKHLEYLTTSLLVPIFFVFSGLNTQLGLLNAPHLWAIALLIILIAVLGKGLACTLAAKYSGENWRNSMTVGALMNTRGMMELIILNIGLEQGLITPTLFTIMVIMAIVTTVMCSPLVTFLVDSSQQ; this is encoded by the coding sequence ATGACAAATTCAGAACTACTGCTTGAGCTATTGTTGCAATTGACCGTGATTTTGTCTGCTTGCAAATTAGTGTCTTACTTTGGAAAACGCTATTTAGGACAAACTGAGGTCGTAGGGGAAATGTTGGCTGGGATTATGCTGGGACCTTCATTATTTGGCATGATTGCACCAGATCTCCAGCAATGGCTATTTCCCAAAAGCCCAATTATTGCCGATGCAACACATCTCTTACCGAACCCTTCGATGTCGATTTTGTATGCGCTCAGCCAAATTGGGCTAATGATTTATATGTTTTTGGTGGGCTTAGATCTAAACATGGATCTATTACGCAATCGGGCGAAAAGTGCAGGCATTGTCTCGATCGCAGGAATTCTCGTACCGTTTAGCTTGGGAGCGATCGCCGCTTTTGGTTTGCATGGCAAGGACTTATTCAGTCCCAACATTACGCCTTGGGCAGCCGCTTTGTATATGGGCGCTTCCATGTCGATTACTGCCTTTCCGATGTTGGCAAGAATTTTGCATGAACGGGGGTTGATCAAAACTAAACTCGGTACGCTGGTGTTAGCCGCAGGTTCACTTGATGACGCGATCGCATGGTGTTTACTAGCATTGGTTCTTGCCAGTATTAAAAGCTCTATTAATGTGGCGTTTATTGCGATCGGTGGCACATTAGCCTACGTGATCTTCATGTGGTTTTTCGGGCAACGCCTTCTTCGAGTCTTTAGTTATTGGACTAGACGCGATGGTGAGGTGACGATTCAAACCTTAACCTTTGTGTTTATCATCATGATGGTTTGTGCTTATTACACTGATTTTGTGGGTGTTCATGCTATTTTTGGCGCATTTGTTTTAGGTATCGTCATGCCACGTGGTCATTTCGCCGAATCAGTCCATAAGCATCTGGAATATCTGACCACCTCATTACTCGTACCGATTTTCTTTGTATTTTCAGGATTGAATACGCAACTGGGGCTACTGAATGCACCGCATTTATGGGCGATCGCCTTGCTAATTATCCTGATTGCGGTACTGGGCAAAGGGCTAGCCTGTACACTTGCCGCTAAATATTCAGGCGAGAATTGGCGCAATTCGATGACCGTAGGGGCTTTGATGAATACGCGGGGGATGATGGAATTAATTATTTTAAATATTGGTTTAGAGCAGGGGTTAATCACACCCACTTTATTTACGATCATGGTGATTATGGCGATCGTAACCACGGTTATGTGTTCACCACTAGTGACATTTTTAGTAGATTCTTCTCAACAATAA
- a CDS encoding MSMEG_0569 family flavin-dependent oxidoreductase — protein sequence MQNHYSVIIVGGGQAGLSMSYCLKERGIDHIIFEKNRIGHSWRDRRWDSFCLVTPNWQCQLPGYHYNGNDPHGFMQKDDIVKYIEEYAASFSPPIKESVEVLKVSKNHTLNAYEIITSIGDFTADQVVVAVGGYHNPKIPKIAERFPENIAQIHSSQYQNPESLPDGAILVVGTGQSGCQIAEDLHLAGKQVHLCVGSAPRSPRRYRGQDVVDWLDRMGYYDLTIDEHPQKDKVRAKANHYVTGRDGGREINLRQFAIEGMQLHGRLKSVNHEKLEFFDDLAQNLDAADAVAESIKKTIDEFIEKNQIQAPVDPPYQPVWQPQESILEIDWVVANISTVIWCTGYHSDFSWIEIPVFDGKGYPGHKRGVTDASGFYFLGLPWLYTWGSGRFSGVARDANYLADHIISSKKVTQSSAWNVVNEFLLGS from the coding sequence ATGCAAAATCATTATTCCGTAATCATAGTTGGTGGCGGTCAGGCTGGGCTGTCTATGAGCTATTGCTTAAAGGAAAGAGGTATCGATCATATTATTTTTGAAAAAAATAGAATTGGACATTCATGGCGCGATCGCCGATGGGATTCTTTTTGTTTAGTTACGCCTAATTGGCAATGTCAACTTCCTGGTTATCACTACAATGGCAACGATCCTCATGGGTTTATGCAAAAGGATGACATTGTTAAATATATTGAGGAATATGCCGCGTCATTCTCGCCACCGATTAAGGAAAGCGTAGAGGTCTTAAAAGTAAGTAAGAATCACACCTTGAATGCATATGAAATCATTACTTCGATTGGTGATTTTACAGCCGATCAGGTCGTGGTTGCGGTGGGCGGCTATCACAATCCCAAAATACCTAAAATTGCAGAAAGATTCCCAGAAAATATCGCGCAGATCCATTCGTCTCAATACCAAAATCCAGAGTCACTACCTGATGGCGCAATCTTGGTGGTCGGGACAGGGCAATCGGGCTGTCAGATTGCCGAAGATTTGCACCTAGCAGGTAAGCAGGTGCATCTATGTGTTGGCAGTGCACCGCGATCGCCTCGGCGTTATCGTGGACAAGATGTGGTGGATTGGCTAGATCGCATGGGCTATTATGATTTGACGATCGATGAGCATCCTCAAAAAGATAAGGTCAGAGCGAAGGCAAACCATTATGTGACAGGGCGAGATGGTGGTCGGGAAATTAATTTACGTCAATTTGCGATCGAAGGGATGCAATTGCATGGGCGATTGAAGTCGGTTAATCACGAAAAATTAGAGTTTTTTGATGACTTAGCTCAAAATCTTGATGCTGCTGATGCGGTGGCGGAGAGCATCAAGAAAACTATTGATGAATTTATAGAGAAGAATCAGATTCAAGCACCTGTCGATCCGCCCTATCAACCTGTATGGCAACCTCAGGAATCAATCTTAGAGATCGATTGGGTCGTAGCGAATATTAGCACTGTGATCTGGTGTACGGGCTACCATAGTGATTTTAGTTGGATTGAGATTCCTGTGTTTGATGGCAAGGGTTATCCAGGACATAAGCGTGGTGTCACTGATGCGAGTGGCTTTTACTTCTTGGGACTTCCTTGGCTATACACTTGGGGTTCAGGAAGATTTTCGGGAGTGGCGAGGGATGCTAATTATTTAGCTGACCATATTATTTCTAGTAAAAAAGTCACTCAGTCTAGTGCTTGGAATGTTGTCAATGAGTTTTTATTAGGTTCGTAA
- a CDS encoding response regulator: MKIKEKIVYGYVLALGIALMGTGGGLIAGNYYQQQALQTLQNAFRERKLLSTLQVDILYNRPAKQLTPLIKNPQAFREESLKLVERVNKIKSLVIKHNQSGKPSSLEGLQPILQDYEVTVTTFTQKAQDFVEESNAIFNNEPVDSQKLQTMVVNLVQSKEFVKFIEFPDRLRAFYEKAEDLENSANISLLNAETIRTQIIISSLLISIIIAIVIALYVSQTIAKPIQTVNKIALQVTNESNFNLQVPIETEDEVGILASSINRMIHYVQELLQTQQDYTDKIREAKDIADAANQAKSEFLANMSHELRTPLNGILGYTQILSRSTTLSEKERHGIQIIHQCGTHLLTLINDVLDLSKIEARKLDLDLQPVHLTSFLQGIAEICRVRADKKNIQFIYQVDSHLPSAIVFDEKRLRQVLLNLINNAIKFTDQGHVNFSVHNVTPEAVESQSQTRILFQVADTGVGIDAANLESIFHAFEQVGDKKRYSEGTGLGLAISQRIVQIMGSSIQVKSELGVGSTFSFEINCDTSHDWVKYLLSDREQQITGYEGAPRRILVVDDRWENRSVLVSLLEAVGFQLIEAEHGEQALAKLQQQPVDLVITDIVMPVMNGFEFLKLVRSEEPIKSVPVIVSSASVSDIDRQKSLQMGGNDFLPKPVNVEELFSLIANHLQLKWQYTQVQPFSSPIEDTSQDYQVVDMVIPPSEYLRQLLELAQNGLLLKLVQIAEQIGQQSNRYLPFTKKITQMAKQFQIEEIESLMLQYLQLEQH; encoded by the coding sequence ATGAAAATTAAAGAGAAAATAGTTTATGGCTATGTACTAGCATTAGGCATAGCACTCATGGGAACTGGTGGAGGATTAATAGCAGGTAACTACTATCAACAACAAGCCTTGCAAACACTGCAAAATGCCTTTCGAGAAAGGAAACTACTGAGTACATTGCAAGTTGATATTTTATATAATCGCCCTGCTAAACAACTGACACCTTTAATCAAAAATCCACAGGCTTTTCGAGAAGAAAGCTTGAAACTAGTGGAAAGAGTTAATAAAATCAAGTCCCTTGTAATCAAACATAATCAATCTGGGAAACCGTCTTCTCTTGAGGGATTACAGCCAATTTTGCAAGATTATGAAGTCACTGTTACCACCTTTACTCAAAAAGCTCAAGATTTTGTAGAAGAGAGTAATGCAATTTTTAACAATGAACCAGTGGACAGTCAAAAATTGCAAACAATGGTGGTCAATCTTGTCCAAAGCAAAGAATTTGTTAAATTTATTGAATTTCCCGATCGCTTAAGAGCCTTTTATGAAAAAGCTGAAGATCTAGAAAACTCAGCAAATATTAGTCTGCTTAATGCAGAAACTATCCGCACCCAAATTATTATCTCTAGTCTATTAATCTCGATAATCATTGCTATTGTTATCGCCTTATATGTAAGTCAAACGATCGCTAAACCAATTCAGACAGTTAACAAGATTGCTTTACAAGTTACGAACGAATCTAACTTCAATCTGCAAGTTCCTATAGAAACTGAAGACGAAGTTGGGATTTTAGCTTCTTCCATCAATCGTATGATTCATTATGTGCAGGAGCTACTGCAAACACAACAGGACTATACCGATAAGATTCGTGAAGCCAAGGATATTGCTGATGCTGCTAATCAAGCCAAGAGTGAGTTTCTTGCCAACATGAGCCATGAGTTACGCACTCCCCTCAATGGCATTCTTGGCTATACTCAGATTCTCAGTCGCTCAACAACCTTATCCGAAAAAGAACGGCATGGTATCCAAATCATTCATCAATGCGGAACCCATTTACTCACTCTCATTAATGATGTTCTCGATCTATCCAAAATTGAAGCAAGGAAACTGGACTTAGATCTTCAACCCGTTCATTTAACCTCATTTTTGCAGGGTATAGCAGAAATTTGTCGAGTCAGGGCAGACAAAAAAAATATTCAGTTTATTTACCAAGTAGATTCTCATCTCCCATCGGCAATTGTTTTTGATGAAAAGCGTCTGCGCCAAGTCTTGCTGAATCTGATCAATAATGCCATTAAGTTTACCGATCAAGGTCATGTGAACTTTAGCGTTCACAATGTTACTCCTGAAGCTGTAGAATCACAGTCTCAAACTCGCATTCTGTTTCAAGTTGCTGATACAGGTGTGGGTATTGATGCGGCAAATCTAGAGAGCATCTTCCATGCCTTTGAACAGGTTGGCGACAAAAAACGCTATAGCGAAGGTACAGGCTTAGGCTTAGCAATTAGTCAAAGAATTGTCCAAATCATGGGCAGTAGTATTCAAGTCAAGAGCGAACTCGGTGTAGGTAGTACCTTCAGCTTTGAGATTAACTGTGACACCTCTCATGACTGGGTGAAATATCTGTTGAGCGATCGCGAGCAGCAAATAACGGGCTATGAAGGCGCACCAAGACGAATTTTAGTCGTTGATGATCGTTGGGAAAATCGCTCAGTGCTGGTCAGTTTATTGGAAGCAGTTGGCTTTCAATTAATCGAGGCAGAACATGGGGAACAAGCATTAGCAAAGTTACAACAACAGCCTGTAGATTTAGTCATCACAGATATCGTGATGCCTGTGATGAATGGCTTTGAATTTTTAAAACTAGTACGAAGTGAAGAACCCATTAAATCAGTGCCTGTGATCGTGTCCTCGGCATCCGTATCGGATATTGATCGTCAGAAAAGCCTACAAATGGGTGGCAATGATTTCTTGCCCAAGCCTGTTAATGTTGAGGAGTTATTTAGCCTCATTGCCAACCATCTCCAGTTGAAGTGGCAATATACTCAAGTCCAGCCATTCTCCTCACCAATAGAAGATACTAGTCAAGATTATCAGGTTGTTGACATGGTTATTCCGCCTTCAGAGTATTTGCGGCAACTCTTAGAATTAGCCCAAAATGGTCTATTACTCAAATTAGTCCAGATTGCAGAACAGATTGGTCAGCAGAGCAATCGCTATCTTCCTTTCACAAAGAAGATCACGCAAATGGCAAAACAGTTCCAAATTGAAGAGATTGAGTCTCTAATGTTGCAATATCTGCAACTTGAGCAGCATTAA